One Arachis hypogaea cultivar Tifrunner chromosome 2, arahy.Tifrunner.gnm2.J5K5, whole genome shotgun sequence genomic window, GAAGACAGTTTCAacctcgcatccaagctatcaGTACAACGAGTAATGTCGCCATAGCCACTCATATGAAAACTGAAGCGATTACTAAACAttgattcgaaaaaaaaaagttgaaggaagcgatcggagtggtggacaatgtggcCATGGAGATGATAggacagaagaagaaagagatgacaACAACGACGACGGGTCTTAATAAATCGGACTTGCTATCTAGATTCATGAGATCCATCGAAAACGACAAGTACTTGAGAGACATAGTAAAGttttctgagtatgaattggttgagaacaagttgatgATTTTTCTTCTTGTAAACATTGAAGTTGCAGAGTGTGCATTGTGTAACTTGAAGTTGCAGTGTTAGACTATTGAGATTATGCAAAATATGATAGAAATTGAGTGAGAACAGTGTCGTTTCCAAAAAGAGGGGATCAGAGACCATTTTGTTCCCTGTTAGAAATGCCAAGGACTATTTTGTCCTCTGTTAGAGTTGATGGAACAAaagacctaagtgactgacggagttaattgttagggaccaattgagtaattaattttaattggagACGAAAATGTCTGATCCAAAattctttaaggaccaaaatatgtaaatactctaaaaattaatttggaaaaGCATAAAAATTTAAGTCTATAATATTAAATTGGTTAAGTAAAAAATACCACAACGATAagcaatacatttatttatttatttttagtattgaGCAATGCACTTATTCTTTTATGAACAACTACGATAGAATAAATACAAACCTTTTTTGCCTTAATAAAAagactttttatttaaattaaataaattaattatttactcaAATAAGTCCAGTTacagaatttttcttttttaaatcatTTAGCTACAATTTTGCTAGCACAAAAAGTGAAATAAAAATGATTGTGTTTACGCTGTTATTGTTATCGAATATAGAAAAAAGAGAGGAAAGAAAAACGTGAGAGTGATCGacaattttttctctcttttaaggCTCAATTTCGCTCGTAGTAATAGCGTAAATGTGAAGAAAAATTACTCCATTTTTATTGGCACAACAATGAAAATacacaaaaagagaaaatgataaatacGTCCTTAACCTTTTGTCTTGCAGACATTTAAGTGCTTGAAGATTGGAAAATACATATACGTCCCTGACCTTCTCAAAACTAGGACTTTTAGATCCCTCAGTTAGATTGAACTTTTGAGACCTAACTGAGATGTCTGACGTGGACTCCATTTTCCTGACATGGCCGTTACAGTGTGCCACATGGAGGTGTAAAATGGTTAAGAGACAAAATAGTCTCCTACGCCAAAAACGACGCCATTCGAGATGTAGCTTTAATCCTACAAAAGGGTGAACAAAAATGGGGTCTCTAAAGTTGTTCATGGCCGCTGATGGTGTATCCTCGAGTTCAAGGAGAAGTGGAGGAGGAGGAAGACAGAAATTGTACGTAACAGGCTCGGGAACGTTTGCATTGCATGCCAGAGATGAGAAAGATGGCGGCATCTCCCCGAAGTACTTTTTGTGGAATTTATGCAATCATGTTCATGTTAAAGACTAACAAAAACTCCTAACAGAGTCTAGTTGTGCACAATTCTTCACCTGAAATactatatgatttttgaattGTGGTACGTTGTGTAGGTAAGAGAACCGCATTGCaaattttttgtctattttaatgAACACATTGCAAGATTCGGAAGCTCTGATACAAAGACCTTGGGAGATAAGGATATAGAAATTGTTGAAGAGCATCACAGGACACATGAGTTGAAAAATAGAATCAATAGTTTGGTGAAGAGGATTATTGCTTTGGAGATGAAAAAACCAATTTGATGGTGCATTTATGTTGTTATAGTTGCTCTGTGTGCTGTTGTTATAAAGTGTAGCAATTAAGTAGCGTCTGAAATGAAAAAATGGCAGCATGTGCTGTAATGATTAATGCCATTTAAGATACTCATAGTCCCTGTATTTTGTGGTGTACTTTTAATTGTTCAGGAACTGAAATTAAAGTTGTCAAGTTTAAAGGATAAGGTCTATAACTTCAAAAGAACAAACAAGTTTGTCAACAATGTAGTTTACTAAACTACATATGGTACCATGTAACAAGTTTACTTTGACCAAAATGAAACAACACAAAACTAGTATCATAAAAGGCAATTCTCAAGTTTGCCATAAACCATTACAAGAAAACACATTAAACCTAAATAAAATGAGAGACATAATTCTTCACTTTGCATTGTTGGATGATGGATTGAGAATGAACTTCAACAGCCTTGTTATAGCAGGAGTGGCTACTGCCAATGTCTCCTTAGATGTTGATGCACTTGGTGTTGATGGTGGAATCTGCACTTGATGTTGATGGTGAAATATGAGTAGTTGCTGCAGCCTAAGAGTTGGCTGGAAGTGGACCTTGGTCAAATGAAGCAGGCGGCTTGAAAATTTTTTGCTTTGCCCTGGACTTGGAAGGATTCAACTGAGCTCTTTTTGAGGCTACAGATGGAACTTTAACAGGAGGCTTAAATGGAGTGTACAAATAGAATAATATAGAGTACCTCTTCAACAATATAGAGTACCTCTTTAACAATCAACGTATAATTCAGATCATaattatatacaaattttaaataGAATAATATAGAGTATCTCTTTAACAATCACTGTAAAATTCATATCACAATTATATACAAATTacaaatagaataatataaagtACCTCTTTAATAATATAGAATACCCCTTTAACAATCAATGTAAAATTCAGATCACAATTACATACAAATTGTAAATAGAATATTAGTAGACAGCCTTGTATGATTGATATCCCAAGCCCTTGAACAAGGTTATCAAGTCCCGGAAGTTGATAAAATCAATGTCCATCTTTCGAAATTTTTTCTACCTTACCATGCACATAAACAAACTCATCACCACCTCTTCTAATAAAATTACCCCCATGATGGAAAACTAGAACCACATAGTAATCATCCATCTGAAAAAAATAAACCAACCATTTTTATCATTTTGAATTATTCAGACGTGTGTTTCACTACTCTGTAAAAGTTAGTTCTATTCGCATGTAATTTTACTCAtgataaaaaataacaattacACAAAACAACTTTGCCCTAACACATATTTCACTGTCATTCATGTAAAAAGTTGCAGTTTATGAATCAAACCCTAACcaacaacaaaatacacccacATTACAATATGCATCATACATTTATTCTCAAACCCCTGTACCAACTAAAATCCTTCTACAGAGAAGGAATTAACGAGGTGAACGAAGCTCACCTTTGTAGACCAAGAGAGATGGCAACTAAATAATGCAATCCCTTCACCTTCTCCTTCGACGACTTCACCACCACGCAACAAGGAAGAAACTGAGACTTTCTTTTTGGAAGGAGAAACAAAGTATTACTGTGACTTTTCAGTTTTGATCTTTGTTATGGAGTTTCTGTAATTGTATTGTGGTCAAATGGGTTTTAAAGGAAATGTagaaaagcaaaaagaagagcgTGAAAGGGGACTCGAACGTTGTTGTTTTTGGCGTGGGGACTCTTTTGTCCCTTAACTATTTCACACTTCCACGTGGCATACCGTAACAGCCACGTCAATAGAACAGAGTCTATGTCAGACATCTCCCTCAAGTCTGAAAAACTCAATGTAATGAAAAGATCTAAATGTTCTGATTTTGAGAAGGATAGagacttatatatattttttaatttttaaagactTAAATGTTTACAGAATAAAAGATCaggtatttatttatctttttctcataTAAAAATAGTTCAACGCTATTTTTGATACCAATACCAAGGCAAACACGTAATATTTGTTTTTGCTTTCCGTGCCAGCAAAATTTTAACTAAatgtttcaaaaaataaaattatataaataaatttatttaagtaaataaaaaaatatattttatttaaataaaaaaactgatAAAAAATGGATACCTTTGTCCAAGAAAGAAAGGAAACCCAACTTATAGGCTTATCATCATATTAACACTCATTAGTGATAATTAAGGCTAAAAATGAGTCAAGTCAGTTCATGAGCCAACTCGAACTCGATTcattaatagctcgataagctaaaCTCGTGAGCTGGTGAGTTGAGCTTAAGCTTGaatttgagctcataaattaaatgagttgagtttgagtttggataagTTCAACTCATTAGATCGTGAActgactcgattatatatataatattaaaagtatagattaaatgcacataggatatatatatatatatatatatatatatatatatatatatatatatatatatatatatataattttattaattgtttaaaattttatagtcattttttatataaaattttaatgtagatcataaataaaaaatttataattgatagatagacaatatattaaatttatttttttaaatattttttaatatatataagttataatttattgatataaaattatagattatgttcttattatttgaGCCAACTTGTAAGTTCGAGCCAGTTCGTGAACTTTCATCGAGTCGAACTTGAACTTTCGAAATAAgttcgattgttaatgagtcaaGCCGTGAGACAAGTTTAATTTTCGTGAATCGATCTTGAATTTGGTCTAACTCGACTCACCTCgcctcacttccagccctagtgATAATAAAGGTAATTAACCAATAAAACCATAAAACTCATCATGTGAAGCTCTCCTACACTTCTTGGACATGTGCCGCAAAAAACGCAAATCTCGTCATGTTTTGTCTTTCCGAGACACTTATCAGCTTTGCCGTCCGCCAACTCAAACATACATGTGTAGAAGCCATCACCCCTTCTACACAGGAGTATTCACCGAAATAAAATCGTAGTAGAAACCAAAATAAGAAATGCAAACGTGGAATGATTTCCACCATTTATCCCTCTTGATTTCTGCTAGTTATACAAAGATGACTTTCAATGTCCCAAAAAAATGACTTCGGATGTGATATCCCTCTATCTTccataaagttaaaaaaaaaagaaaagaaaaagaaacactcTAGATATTATTATCGTGCTCCCTTTTGTGAGAAATTGCAATACTTTATCTTTTACCTGGTATTTCAGTTTTAACCCATACTTCCTTGACCCTTTGCTTAGGTTATTCGGTAAATCCACCcgggaaaaaaaaaatctaagagCATAATAACCTAAGCCAGTATCAGAGTTTATAAAGACAATCATAAGTAATTTCATGCAAATAGCATGTCTAACAAGCAGCTTCCACCAACTGCCCTGAGGTTCTACCACCATCAAAGCATACAAAGTTTCCCAAACATATCTAAAACAAACAAGTGATAACCTCCTAACCGTGGAGTGATACTCAAAAACATTACAAATGTCAAAATAAGCAAATTCTTCCGAGTGTCCGTCTAAAGACCTAATCCAACAGTGCGTCCATCTCTTCGTCGAAGGCCGGCAGTGTACTGTTTCTCTAGGTCCAGCTGGAGTTCCTTCTGCTTCTCTGCCCGGAGTAACTCGTTGCCATTTTGATTGTCGGATTTCAGCTCCACTTTGGCTTCGCCCTTCACACCCTACAATTGGCCATAGGCACGAGTACAACCTCAGACTCTAAAAATGTGTTAGTAAGTGAAGAAACTTAAATTAAGTGAGCCAGTCATTTAGGAACACAACAAATATTCTGATGTTATCACTTGACTGGAAAAGAAAAACCACTCGATCAAAACTTACCATGAGTTTGTTGAACTTCTCTTGCCGCTCCCGATCAGAAAACAATGCTGTATCCCAGCGATGGCCAGACTACACCATTTGGCAAGTGCATATAATGTGATAATTGCATTGTGAGAAATAGGCAGGAATGCAAAACATGTACATCATTATAATGCCACAGAAGAGGAACAGTATAAAACCAAAATTCAGCAAGCTTAGGCAGATGTCATTCTTAATCACTCATGACCATACAGCCTCAACCGCAAATATCATCTTTGAGCAATATACACAGGCTTTAATGGTTTTGTAATTTATGAACAATTAAACCATGAAATCTATCATTTGAAATGTTATCTAGGATAATCACTACTCACTGGAAGAAAATTTCTAAGGTGATGGCTCTATGTTGGTCTCTTAGCAACATCAATATGATTTACAGATTTAGAAATTGCAACCTGTTCAACAGAAGTCCCAAAACCAAGGACTGAAATCATGGATCTACAAATTTTAAGAACTGCTGGGAATcattttaggaaaaaaaaaaagatttttgaatgtatTTTTTGTGACCATCTTTAGATGCCTATACATCAGTATGATTTATAACCATGAATGCACAAGATGCATCTACACATACAAGCATCCACAAAAAATGTTTAAATAACATTGTTTGAGAAACTGCTCGATTGCTTATAATCCCATCTTGAATTGCTACAGTTGTTCATGATGTGGAAGTGAAATTCCAAAATCtgtctaacattttttatttctatcaGTTGAACAGATCATTTATTTAGACAAAAAATTAGAGGAGAAAGAGGTTGTGTCATCTACACACAAAGTGGTAGATTGAAAACTGAGGCAATTACTAGTGTGGAAAGCAGAGAGATGTGCATACCCTACAGATGCCCAGTGATCTATccatgctttttttctttttaatttgggCGTTATTTTCCTTTCTGATTGATATTCCTCCAAACAAGTAGCAAAAGGGAACCTTACATTGTGATTGTGTAAAAGATAGTGTAACGAATTTGGGCACTACAGACTACAGTATATTGTACTGGTCTCAATTAATTGCCGCTATTTGAATTCTAATGCACTATTTTGGAAGACATAGAAGCCTAGCAAATCTATGATATACTTGTTGAGTTCGCTTCAGGACTCCAGGTTCCCAAACATCCATTGAATAACGAAATTACAACTTTCAATCCTAGCTACCTAACGAAGTCCATGGCATGTTACATGCAAATGTACGAAgctgcaaaagaagaaaaaaggtaGCAAATGATTAAGGATACCTCTTCTGTAGTTGAACTCTTTTTGCCACCCCACAACAGCTTCTTCTTTTGGTCAGTAGTCAAGCAGCCGACCCCAACTAAGTTTTTATTGACTGTAATGCATCATGATTAGCAGAGTCAGATAAGCATAAGATTTACAGGTATAATAATCAATACTAGCAGACAGACATTGGCTAAGATAATTATCCACTACATATAAAGGCGATCGAGAGGAGTTTGGTGCAGAAATTTtctttactaaaatacccttttCATATATCCATAAAAAACCGAACACATCTTAGCAGAAGAATAAAGTACTTACCATCTTGACTATCCCACATTTAATACTATTATCCCACACTACAATCATTATTCTTATAATCTTATAGTGGACTTCAAAAATTAACTTACCAAAGTAAAACAGTTTAAAAAAGACAACAAATATGAACAGCAGATGCAGAAAGAAGGGGGGGGGGGTAATAGTTTCTGCCAAGCCCCATACAACTTATCTTGAGCAAATGGTTAAAATTGAAGGTTTAATTAATTCAGAAGTCTctatagtttcaccgaatttgTAAATAGGTCCCATTACTTGAAGAATTTGTAAGAATTATATAGAACTTGACACTGCAAAGCACAAAATAATATCTCAATTAAATTGTATTGCCATATACAAGATTTGCAATATATTATTAGGTTGCTGATTTGTACGTTGAGTTTTTATTGGGCAGCTTTGAAACCCTCATCTATTTGGATACGTATTGAACATTTTGAAAGTCGCATATGTATTGGTCCTCCTAAAACTTCATAGGCTACCAAACTTTCATCTAGAGAGTGGAGGATGTCCAAGATTGTTTTCTGCCCCACATTTTCTGTATTTATTGGGTAAATCATTTAGTCATAATATATTTGTAATTGAgccatattattttttatgacaaaAGAAAGACTTTTCTTTAATGTTAGAGAAAACAGCACAAAGGAGAGGATGGAAAGATATCCTCCCAAACCAAATGAAAAAACATAAAACCACATACTTTAGTACCCTGTGTCTTTCCAAACTCTCATGTTTGTGAGGGGTTGACACTTCTTGTGTAGTTGAACAGGTGGTGAGTGATCTTTGGAAAAATTACCTCCAATCTTTAGTTGCACCCACACTTGTTGGTTCTTGCTGGGTTGGTAGTTGGTTGGTTTCGAAGACAGGAAAATGATTAGCTTGGCTTCCTGATGTTAGAGGCCACAGCCTAGAAAAGACATTGTGTTTCTCTAATCTATAGAAAAACATTTCATTTAGAAGGCTCAAGTCTAGAAAAGACATGATATTTTGGATAAATTACCCTGTAATAAAAGATATTATGTTCAGATGTCCAGAGAATGACATAAAACATCCCTTATGATGCTACTTTCTTTTCATCTTCTTGAACCCAAAACACCTTCCTTCTATTCTCGAGAAATTGTAACACCAAGTGTCCATTCTAGAGTGTTTTCCGAGGCTTTTTGCTTTTTTCCTTTACCCTTCTCAGCTACAACATCTCTCCCGTTCCCCTTTTTAACCACAGGTGAGAATGGTGTTTTCCTGAAAATTAACTTGGAGGGTGGAAGAGGGCGATATGAAGGTTTCTTTGGGATGTCCTTAGAGGACGTTGTATCCACCAAGGCAACTAGAACTTGATCAAACTTATGCCATCCATCCCATGATCGACCTTCAAGAATAACCTTAGAGCTTCTACTACCTCTATCAAAGAATTCAGTTATCCTAAGAAACCTTCCTCATTTGTTTTGATCACAAATACCAGAAAATGCTTTTACACAATCTTCAAAATGCCTATATAAAAGGTGGAATTTGATAACAAAACTGCTTCTCAAAGAGTGGACAGCAGACAGTCAACAGTTTCCGTACTCAAAAACAGGGATACAAAGAAAACTTGCCGACTTTCTCTTAACTGAACAATATATTCTTCCTTCTCCCTCAAGCATTAAATTCAAAGCACGTTGCTTCAGTGAACAGGGGAGAAAAACGACCCATAATGTTGGTAGCAAACTTCTGGGCAACAACAGCCAAGGAGAAAACAGGGAGTTGAAAAGAGGAGCAGTAAACAATAAGTAAAAGAAGGTTGGGCCTTAAAGACACAGCAATAGAGCACCTGGATAACCCATCATACGCAGAAACAACAATTGAGAACATGGAGAATAGAGAGCTCTTATGGCTTGGAGGAGGTTGAAGAacgaaaaaaccctaaaacatcaCAAActcaatagaaaaaaaagagatttaTGGAAGCTGGGTTGGGATGAAGTCATCGAAACACTCCTCATGCGCCACCCAAAAAGAGATTGATGAAGGTGTCAAGGGACACTGCTCCAGTGACAGGACCAGCAACTGGTGGCAATCTCACCTTCCAAAAGGACAAGTATGCCACTGAAGTTAACAGCTcattttttaggaaaaaaatgGAGTGATCAGAGAGAGTTACTGTAGTGCGCCGAGTAGTATGGTCATTAACCTATATTTTAGGTCCTTATTGTTTATCAAGCTTTTTAATCAAGTCCCTTATAGATACACATAGGAATCTTCcatttgttttgattttctttaaaCAGAAAAGATCCAATTACAAACTCTTCTTTTAGTATAGgaatctaattacaaattttttgAAGTGTAGAGATCTATTTACGAATTtgatgaaactatagggacctccTGATTAATTAAATTAGGAATCTTTGTTTGATGTATCAAAATCAGCAATCTTTGAGAATAAACATACCCATTTCATATTGCAACAGTAGGCTAAGTTTTGAAGAAAATAGTTTATACCTAACTCAGCTGCTTTCATGGCTGCAACTTTGGCAGCATCTATATCATTGCAAACATCAAAACCACTGGTCTTGGGTGCCCTTGAATCTACTTTACTCTCATGTGAAAGCTTCGGACTTGAAGTTTGCTTTTCATCTGCATTTAGTACAAGATAACAAAGGATTAGCATGGTCCATGCTGGGAGAAGAGTAATCCTAGGAGTAAGAACAAGATATATGTAAACAATACCGTCATTTCCGTAACTGTCATCCTTATCAACACCAAACAACTTTGGTTTCTTTCCAAAAGATTCTTTATCTACATTTCCAAATCGGTCATCTACCTTTCTAGTGTTCTGGTCCTTGTCCTTACCAATCTCACTGTCATcatattttctcttttcttctagtGGAAGGTCTTGACCATCCAGCTCCTCTTCACTCCTACAAGCTTCTTTTAGACGATATTTACCACTCTCTCTTTGAGAACCTGATTCATCTCTTTGGCTCCTTGATTCTGAGTAGGATACTACTCGATCACTTTTGTAATCACCATAACTTCTGTGAGAACCTCTTCTATCATCTCGGTCATCCCTTTCTCTTGTACCCCTCTCCCTCTCGGCATCATCATGCAGAGCATGCTTCCTACCAAATCCAGATCTGTCATATGAAGAATCCTTATCTCTATATTTCTGATGCTCCTCCAAATATGTTTCTCTATCTTTTTCCTTGTTGCTATAATGTGATCTATCATATTTGTCACGTGAATACTTGTCCAATGTTCGTTGATAGTCTTTTGTCTTGCTGCCAGCCTCTTCTCTCGAATGGTCACCCTTTGACTCATATCGGGAATGCAGCCTCCCATGGTATCTATGTTCATCTGCATGTTTATCAGGCCTAGAGTGACCATAGGAGCTCCTGGATGACTGTCTATCAGAATTTCTAAAAGAATCCTTGCTCCTGCCATAGTGTTGTTGCTCATGTTCCTTGCTATCATATTTCCTTGAATGGTGGTGAGAAGCTCGTGCAGAATCTTCCCTCACTGGGTTTGGACTTGAGTTGTGTTTGAGCTGGGGACTACCTGCACATATGTAGTAGTTTTCCATTTTCTATTATGCATTAAATATTCAACCCCTAAACAACATAGAATGGCTTACATCTAAATTTGGTAAGACTATTATCAGTATCACAAAGCCAAGCTTTGAAATTGAGTAAAAGGAGGGAAGGATGAAATACTGAAAAGTGAATAGTACAAATTTAATATTGATTTTTTCATCACAAATCAATTTATATTGATTGATATGATGTATATTGTTGATAAGAACTCAACTAATTTCTATTTTGTAAAAACACCAGAATCCTTGTTCACTAATCTCTTCTAATGACTATAatataatcctaattctaattctaatcaaattaaatatgGAAAGAAACTGGTAAAATATAACTGTAACTATATATTCTAAAGCTCACATTAGATCTAAATCTCAATTGTTAGTTGTGACAATTGGACACCTTTACAATAACAAGATTAACAAATCACTTTCAGCACAATCACATCCCATGGCAAATAGAAATCTAAAGAAACAGCGATGAGTTTGAGTAGAGAGAGAAACTGTATCATGAGTCATGGCTCATGATGTTACTATGGGAGAGTTAAGTGATACAATCCATGTGTCAACATGAGTAGAGTAACTAACTCTAAGGGCTACAACCTGAGGATACGAGCATCAATACCAATCTACTTTCCAGTAACAACAAGTACCTCAAAAAGTATAACATAATGCAGTTGACATTGAGCAATTTCAAACAATAATATTGGATGAAAATATAGCTTGCTTATGCGTTAAAACCATTCACCACAACACAATTGTAACTTCAAAGGAAATAAGAactagagaattgaagattccaACCATCAGGTGATGCTGATCCATCAACAGGTGATCGTCGCCGATAATTCCTATTTGCTGCATCACCAGATGGCTTACGAAATGCATTTTTGGCTTCAGAATTGTCATGGAGCAGAGGC contains:
- the LOC112744960 gene encoding uncharacterized protein isoform X1; protein product: MMESKSPLLHDNSEAKNAFRKPSGDAANRNYRRRSPVDGSASPDGSPQLKHNSSPNPVREDSARASHHHSRKYDSKEHEQQHYGRSKDSFRNSDRQSSRSSYGHSRPDKHADEHRYHGRLHSRYESKGDHSREEAGSKTKDYQRTLDKYSRDKYDRSHYSNKEKDRETYLEEHQKYRDKDSSYDRSGFGRKHALHDDAERERGTRERDDRDDRRGSHRSYGDYKSDRVVSYSESRSQRDESGSQRESGKYRLKEACRSEEELDGQDLPLEEKRKYDDSEIGKDKDQNTRKVDDRFGNVDKESFGKKPKLFGVDKDDSYGNDDEKQTSSPKLSHESKVDSRAPKTSGFDVCNDIDAAKVAAMKAAELVNKNLVGVGCLTTDQKKKLLWGGKKSSTTEESGHRWDTALFSDRERQEKFNKLMSLRLYSCLWPIVGCEGRSQSGAEIRQSKWQRVTPGREAEGTPAGPRETVHCRPSTKRWTHCWIRSLDGHSEEFAYFDICNVFEYHSTVRRLSLVCFRYVWETLYALMVVEPQGSWWKLLVRHAICMKLLMIVFINSDTGLGYYALRFFFSRVDLPNNLSKGSRKYGLKLKYQVKDKVLQFLTKGSTIIISRVFLFLFFFF
- the LOC112744960 gene encoding uncharacterized protein isoform X2; protein product: MMESKSPLLHDNSEAKNAFRKPSGDAANRNYRRRSPVDGSASPDGSPQLKHNSSPNPVREDSARASHHHSRKYDSKEHEQQHYGRSKDSFRNSDRQSSRSSYGHSRPDKHADEHRYHGRLHSRYESKGDHSREEAGSKTKDYQRTLDKYSRDKYDRSHYSNKEKDRETYLEEHQKYRDKDSSYDRSGFGRKHALHDDAERERGTRERDDRDDRRGSHRSYGDYKSDRVVSYSESRSQRDESGSQRESGKYRLKEACRSEEELDGQDLPLEEKRKYDDSEIGKDKDQNTRKVDDRFGNVDKESFGKKPKLFGVDKDDSYGNDDEKQTSSPKLSHESKVDSRAPKTSGFDVCNDIDAAKVAAMKAAELVNKNLVGVGCLTTDQKKKLLWGGKKSSTTEESGHRWDTALFSDRERQEKFNKLMGVKGEAKVELKSDNQNGNELLRAEKQKELQLDLEKQYTAGLRRRDGRTVGLGL